A stretch of the Aphis gossypii isolate Hap1 unplaced genomic scaffold, ASM2018417v2 Contig00664, whole genome shotgun sequence genome encodes the following:
- the LOC126554966 gene encoding putative nuclease HARBI1 — protein sequence MDFDFMAYFVNINEQMNYARNNFQRPTYDAFALTDRLFIKNFRLSKEITQYLINLLKPYIVVDSQLSSIDIQTKVLVALNFFATGSYQTSVGNSRLMNLSQSSVCRCVKKVVAALNQPEIFNTRVKFPSNIQELDEVRNEFYKKTGFASVIGCLDCTHVAIVSPSKNLNLVENQYPEYMYVNRESYHSINVQYLCDSNLKILNVNALFPGSTHDVHIWNNSNVSIMLEELHAHNYSDYFLLGDSGYPLRPWLLTPIAQPTTAAEENYNKNQMHVRSVIERCNGVLKSKSRCLLKDRVLHYKPEKATAIINACIVLHNMCIEHNIAEIIDETLEDFDLGMYQNQEPLNEHVNDNRNRNLMLGRRQRDRIVGFLVSTKSKFTTRIINCM from the exons ATGGATTTTGATTTCATGGCATATTTCGTCAACATCAATGAACAAATGAATTACGCaagaaacaattttcaaagacCAACTTACGATGCTTTTGCGTTGACTGATAGACTATTCATTAAGAATTTTCGACTATCAAAAGAAATAAcacagtatttaattaatttattaaaaccataCATTGTTGTTGATAGCCAATTATCCTCTATCGATATTCAAACAAaa gttttagtagctttaaatttttttgctaCTGGGTCATATCAAACGTCAGTTGGAAATAGTCGACTAATGAATTTGTCACAGTCATCTGTATGTAGATGTGTAAAAAAAGTAGTTGCTGCTTTAAACCAACCCGAAATTTTTAACACTAGGGTAAAATTTCCTAGCAATATTCAAGAGCTTGATGAAGTCCGTAacga gttttataaaaaaactggaTTTGCTAGTGTAATAGGCTGCTTAGATTGTACCCACGTAGCTATTGTATCTCCTtcaaaaaatttgaatctTGTTGAAAATCAATATCCAGAATATATGTATGTCAACCGCGAGAGTTACCATTCAATTAATGTTCA gtacctatgtgattcaaatctaaaaatattgaacgtaAACGCACTGTTTCCCGGAAGTACTCATGATGTTCACATATGGAACAACAGCAATGTTTCAATCATGCTTGAAGAATTACATGCACATAATTATAGTGACTACTTTTTATTag gcgATTCTGGTTATCCTCTACGCCCATGGCTCCTGACGCCAATTGCTCAACCAACAACAGCAGCtgaagaaaattataacaaaaaccaAATGCATGTAAGGAGTGTAATAGAAAGATGCAACGGAGtcctaaaaagtaaaa GTAGGTGTCTTTTGAAGGACAGAGTACTCCATTATAAGCCAGAAAAAGCCACTGCTATAATTAATGCATGCATTGTTCTACACAACATGTGTATCGAGCACAATATTGCTGAAATAATAGATGAAACTCTAGAAGATTTTGATTTGGGAATGTATCAAAATCAAGAACCACTCAATGAACACGTGAATGATAACCGCAATAGAAATTTGATGTTAGGAAGAAGACAACGGGACCGTATAGTAGGGTTTCTAGTTTCTACAAAATCGAAATTTACTACAAGGATAATTAActgtatgtaa
- the LOC126554967 gene encoding chaperonin CPN60, mitochondrial-like produces the protein MTKSMSICSLHFKRDDYINADLSSKKRYLKRNVVPSCNLPKLKQISTPENTSLSRLERAKKRNENIVKRCLNFDEQIVENGEVNKNDISENSLSKFMTCVTPAGIISFISQGYGGRASDKFIFENSNVIDLLDENDAIMADKGFLINSLCAKNMLSMSQYCGILYDSNNEEHGYEVGDAANDDDDDDDNNDEDDDDDDNNEDYIE, from the exons ATGACTAAGTCAATGTCGATTTGTTCTCTTCACTTTAAAAGAGATGATTACATAAATGCag ATTTATCTTCAAAGAAGCGTTACCTAAAACGAAATGTTGTTCCATCTTGTAATCTACCAAAACTCAAACAAATATCTACACCTGAAAATACTTCATTGTCAAGATTAGAACGAGCCAAAAAGAGAAATGAAAATATCGTTAAacgttgtttaaattttgatgaacAGATAGTTGAAAATGGTGaagtcaataaaaatgatatttctgAAAATAGTTTAT CTAAATTTATGACCTGTGTTACACCAGCtggtataatttcatttatcaGCCAAGGATATGGAGGGCGTGCatctgataaatttatttttgaaaacagtaATGTAATTGATTTACTAGATGAAAATGATGCTATTATGGCAGATAAAGGATTTCTCATCAATTCATTGTGCGCAAAAAACATGTTATCGATGTCTCAATACTGTG GTATTCTTTACGATTCAAACAATGAAGAACACGGTTATGAAGTGGGTGATGCAGCtaatgacgacgacgacgacgacgacaacaacGACgaggacgacgacgatgatgacAATAACGAAGATTATATAgagtga
- the LOC126554968 gene encoding E3 SUMO-protein ligase ZBED1-like, whose translation MSEVWQVFDKSMCGQRAICSICNKSYANSGTNTTNLWSHLKSRHGRKYLELDHMRRGLSFINVSANNPQEDANIDLDSTNINQNENNVHINSQNPSTSKLVLKQPLLPKTKKGNEISNQSLMSSFTLTKASQTKIDAALAYFIAVDMMPYNIVAIEGFKLYTKALNSSYNIPSRKTITDSKIPKLYNETKTNIESIINNTYFLSFTTDCWTSGSNKPFLALTGHFIDSKYDLGSVCLGCVELSDDHTGENMADTLQLILLDYHLSVPSNNVCAFTTDYGANILKAIQNLRVPHVPCFGHAFNTAVGNIFKLEDIQIVIHKVQNIQNIFSYSWQATRELEIEQERFSLKKLNYHHTLKLDGGHYKKLILSDEEIDVLKCITTVLKPVREITDHLAGENYVTASAIYPVIFNLKTKLSEVVNANNNDNASDKKCREIKTKIFSYPRFKTKIISPEEVAEIKKNIIEKCLESWTEWSTNTRTGRTIDTANSNDEETEVTILSKIDKELKLYVEFSKVPYDQDLLKWWSLNNSTYPLLSILAKKYLTIQATSVASERVFSKGGLVVTDHRASLSNEHVSQLVYLSMNKNYVPKPIA comes from the exons ATGAGTGAAGTGTGGcaagtttttgataaaagcATGTGTGGTCAGAGAGCTATATGCAGCATTTGTAATAAGTCTTATGCTAACTCAGGTACAAATACGACCAATTTATGGTCTCACTTAAAATCTAGACACggaagaaaatatttagaacTGGACCATATGAGAAGAGGCCTATCGTTTATTAACGTTAGTGCAAATAA TCCTCAAGAAGATGCAAATATAGATTTAGATAGTACGAACATtaatcaaaatgaaaataatgttcacATAAACTCACAAAATCCATCTACAAGTAAATTAGTTTTGAAGCAACCGTTATtacctaaaacaaaaaaaggtaATGAAATCAGTAATCAAAGCTTGATGTCTTCATTCACTTTAACAAAGGCAtcacaaacaaaaattgatgCAGCATTAGCATATTTTATTGCTGTAGACATGATGCCTTACAATATTGTAGCCATAGAAGGGTTTAAACTCTATACAAAGGCTCTAAATTCAAGCTACAATATTCCAAGTAGAAAGACTATCACTGATTCTAAAATACCAAAACTatataatgaaacaaaaaccAACATTGAGtccattattaataacacttATTTTTTGTCATTCACAACTGATTGTTGGACATCTGGATCGAACAAACCATTTTTGGCTTTAACTGGTCATTTCATTGATAGTAAATATGATTTag GTTCTGTATGCTTAGGGTGTGTAGAATTATCAGATGATCACACTGGGGAAAACATGGCTGATACGCTGCAGTTAATACTATTGGATTATCATTTATCTGTTCCAAGTAATAATGTGTGTGCTTTCACAACTGATTATGGAGCAAACATATTAAAGGCTATTCAAAATTTGAGAGTTCCACATGTACCCTGCTTTGGCCATGCTTTTAACACTGCTGTcggtaatattttcaaacttgaAGACATACAAATTGTTATAcacaaagtacaaaatattcaaaatattttctcataTAGTTGGCAAGCAACTAGAGAGTTGGAAATTGAACAAGAgcgtttttctttaaaaaaattaaattaccatcATACTCTAAAACTAGATGGTG gacattacaaaaagttaattttgtcGGACGAAGaaattgatgttttaaaatgcataactaCAGTTTTAAAACCAGTACGTGAAATAACGGACCATTTGGCTGGAGAGAATTATGTTACAGCATCAGCTATATATCcagtcatatttaatttaaaaaccaaattatctGAAGTTgttaatgcaaataataatgacaatgcTTCTGACAAAAAGTGcagagaaataaaaacaaaaatattttctt ACCCacgtttcaaaacaaaaattatttcccCAGAGGAAGTTgctgaaatcaaaaaaaatattattgaaaaatgccTGGAATCTTGGACAGAATGGTCTACCAACACCAGAACTGGGAGAACTATTGATACAGCTAATTCT aatgatGAAGAAACTGAAGTAACTATATTATCGAAAATAgataaagaacttaaattgtatgttgaattttcaaaagtgCCATATGACCAAGACCTTTTAAAATGGTGGTCTTTAAATAATAGCACATATCCACTTTTGAGTATTCTGGCtaaaaaatacctaacaaTACAAGCAACAAGTGTTGCATCTGAAAGAGTGTTCAGTAAAGGTGGGTTGGTAGTGACTGATCATAGAGCTTCACTTTCAAATGAACACGTGAGTCAGCTAGTGTATTTATCAATGAACAAGAACTATGTTCCTAAACCTATAGCTTAA